In Thermoflexus sp., the following proteins share a genomic window:
- a CDS encoding histone deacetylase, which yields MTVAYAFDPIFLEHDDPQHIERRDRLERILDVLRAHGVLDQTMALPVEPIPMERLSRVHQASYVERVRRLAERGGGGLNFPGDETYVTPRSFEAALRAAGAVETAVAAVWEGRARRAFALVRPPGHHAFPDHGEGFCIFNNIALGARFAREELGARRVMIVDFDLHHGNGTQAIFYTDPSVLYLSTHQWGIYPGTGHWREIGAGPGEGATINLPLPMGVGDRGFERIFEAVIAPAARRFEPEILLVSAGYDPHWGDPLGGLTMTVSGFAALTRRLTELADVLCQGRLVFVLEGGYHRDALAYGVLAAFRLWLGHEEVVDPLGPPPRADEPSVEGLIANVRRLHRLE from the coding sequence ATGACGGTGGCCTATGCCTTCGATCCGATCTTCCTGGAGCATGATGATCCCCAGCATATTGAGCGCCGCGATCGCCTGGAGCGGATCCTCGATGTCCTGCGGGCCCACGGCGTTCTGGACCAGACGATGGCGCTTCCGGTTGAGCCGATCCCCATGGAACGGCTCAGCCGGGTGCATCAGGCCAGCTACGTAGAGCGGGTGCGTCGTCTGGCGGAACGCGGCGGGGGCGGCCTGAATTTCCCGGGCGATGAAACGTATGTGACCCCGCGCTCCTTCGAGGCGGCTCTGCGGGCGGCCGGGGCCGTCGAAACCGCCGTCGCCGCCGTCTGGGAAGGCCGGGCCCGCCGGGCCTTCGCCCTGGTCCGCCCTCCGGGCCATCACGCCTTCCCCGATCACGGCGAGGGCTTCTGTATTTTCAACAACATCGCCCTGGGCGCTCGCTTCGCCCGGGAGGAGCTGGGGGCTCGCCGGGTGATGATCGTGGATTTCGATCTCCACCACGGCAACGGCACCCAGGCCATCTTCTATACGGATCCCTCCGTCCTCTATCTGTCCACCCATCAGTGGGGGATCTATCCGGGGACCGGGCACTGGCGGGAGATCGGGGCGGGGCCCGGGGAGGGGGCCACGATCAATCTCCCCCTGCCGATGGGCGTGGGGGATCGGGGGTTCGAACGGATTTTCGAGGCGGTGATCGCCCCAGCCGCCCGCCGCTTCGAGCCGGAGATCCTGCTGGTCTCCGCCGGCTACGATCCTCATTGGGGGGATCCCCTGGGAGGGTTGACCATGACGGTCTCCGGGTTTGCGGCCCTGACCCGGCGGCTCACCGAGCTGGCGGACGTCCTCTGCCAGGGGCGTCTCGTCTTCGTGCTGGAGGGCGGATACCATCGGGACGCCCTGGCGTATGGGGTGCTGGCCGCGTTCCGCCTCTGGCTGGGCCATGAGGAGGTGGTGGACCCCCTGGGTCCGCCCCCTCGGGCCGATGAGCCTTCGGTGGAAGGGCTCATCGCGAACGTCCGCCGCCTCCATCGGCTGGAGTAG